Proteins co-encoded in one Brassica oleracea var. oleracea cultivar TO1000 chromosome C4, BOL, whole genome shotgun sequence genomic window:
- the LOC106338388 gene encoding uncharacterized protein LOC106338388 gives MRPLAQQFVSLEIHNGQTVRFWTDLWHPLGILIKVAAEIGTQKLGIARSAFVCELWNDGGWVFRRSCDRKMGNLVQAVETHKLADDCISPDVVLWKRSATEFGKHFSIAEIWKQTRLHNPIMSWSKVVWFPLGVPRFCFYYMACNKEHAIYGERVRGWGQWIQEKEDVTFGVVASHHHRSLISTAISRELVEE, from the exons ATGAGACCTCTTGCGCAGCAGTTTGTCAGTCTGGAAATTCATAATGGACAAACTGTGCGGTTCTGGACAGACTTATGGCATCCGTTGGGTATATTGATCAAGGTTGCAGCTGAGATTGGCACTCAGAAGCTTGGTATAGCGAGATCAGCTTTTGTTTGCGAACTGTGGAACGATGGTGGGTGGGTTTTTCGTCGAAGTTGTGATAGAAAAATGGGAAACCTTGTCCAAGCTGTTGAAACTCATAAGCTAGCTGACGATTGCATAAGTCCTGATGTTGTTCTTTGGAAGAGGAGTGCGACTGAGTTTGGTAAACATTTCTCTATTGCTGAGATATGGAAACAAACACGTCTGCACAATCCTATTATGTCATGGAGTAAAGTAGTTTGGTTTCCATTAGGAGTTCCGCGATTTTGCTTTTATTACATGGCTTGCAATAAGGAACATGCTATCTACGGGGAGCGTGTGCGTGGTTGGGGTCAG TGGATCCAAGAGAAGGAGGATGTGACATTCGGAGTTGTCGCGTCTCATCACCATCGATCGTTGATCTCCACCGCCATCAGCCGTGAACTAGTGGAGGAGTAG